DNA from Cyanobacteria bacterium FACHB-DQ100:
TTCTCCCGCTCGAAATCACCAGCAATTCGATCCAATACAAGAGCGATCGTATTTCCTGGGGTCATCGCGTTCTGCATCCCGATTCGATTTCGATTCCGAATCCAGAATCTTACGTTTCAGCGTTAAAGTCTGCGTTTGTGGAAGTGAATCCAGACGATCGTCAAACTTTGATCAAACAGCAAGCGGAAGATGCTGCAAAACGAGTCAATGGTGTTGCCATTATTGATCCTGATTTGTTGCGCGAAGTCACTAACTTAGTGGAATATCCTTCTGCTGTTGTCGGTAAATTCGATGCCGACTTCTTAGAACTTCCCGCAGAAGTGATTACAACCGAAATGGAAAGCCATCAGCGCTATTTCCCGGTTCGCAAATCGGATAGCTCTGAACTCTTGCCTTATTTCATTACTGCTTCAAATGGTGATCCAAAGAAAGCAGACATCATTGCATCTGGAAACGAGCGAGTCATCCGGGCGCGGCTCTCAGATGGGAAATTCTTTTTTGATGCCGATCGCAAAATTCCCCTCGAAGCCTATCTTCCCAAACTCGAAACCGTAACCTTCCAGGCGGATCTCGGATCAGTGAGATCCAAGGTTGATCGCATCATCGGCATTGCGGCTCAACTTTGTACTCAGCTAAACGTTGCCGATCGTGCCTCAGTCGAACAAGCTGCACTCCTTTGCAAAGCCGATCTCGTCACTCAGATGGTTGGCGAATTTCCAGAGCTACAAGGTGTAATGGGGCAAAAATACGCGATCGCCTGTGGTGAATCTGAAACCGTAGCGACCGCGATCTACGAGCATTACTTACCGCGTGGTGCAGGTGACGATCTACCGCAAACTCTAGCAGGAGAGATTGTAGGAATTAGCGATCGTCTCGATACCTTAGTCTGTATTTTCGGCTTAGGTCTGATTCCAACTGGCTCATCTGATCCGTTTGCACTCAGACGGGCAGCAACTGCGATCGTCAACATCACCTGGGCAGCAAACTTAGAACTCGACCTCAATCAGCTACTAGAGCAGACTGTTTCTAGCTTCAGTGCGAACTACGCCCAAGTTCAGAAACTTCCAGCAGCAGACCTACTCAAACAGCTAAAAGACTTCTTCTTACAGCGAATTGAAACGCTGCTGAAAGATGAGCGAGGCATCGATTACGACCTGGTGAATGCAGTCTTGGGTGAAAACGATCCAGATTACACCGCACGAGCCTTACAGAATTTATTAGATGTGCGCGATCGAGCCGAATTTCTGCAAGCAATCCGCACCGATCAACGCCTCGCTGCTATCTACGAAACTGTCAATCGTGCTTCTCGTCTCGCAGTTCAGGGAACCCTGGACAAGCAGCGGCTTGATCCGGTTCCAGTCATTCGTCCTGAACTGTTTGAGAAAAACTCAGAGAAAGCCTTCTTTGCTGCACTTCAGCAGTTAAATCAAACGATGCAAGGTCAAGCCGACTATACCAAACTGGTTGAAGCCTTGAGCCAAATTGCGCCCACAGTTAGTGCGTTCTTCGATGGTGAAGACAGCGTACTGGTGATGGACTCTAATCCTGACATCAAACAGAATCGTTTAAACCTGTTGGGAGTGCTGCGAAACCATGCAAGAGTGTTAGCGGACTTCGGAGCGATCGTCAAAAGCTAGCTGCACGGACTATTAATTTTCCGTTATCAACATTAATACTTTATCAAGCCAGCCTCGCAGATAAAAATTCTGCAAGGTTGGTACACCTGTTGTTGTTTCGATCGCGATTGAGAGTAATGCTTTATACATTACTACTCAATCCATCATTATGCCCGGTCTATCGAATTCTCACACTGACCCTGCTCCGACTAAACCTCCTTCTTCTCGCATCGAAGCTTCAGTGAACGTCATGGAAATCTTGGTTGCCGAAGAAGTTACAAATCAGCTCGGCTCCCTTCCGTACAAGGTTGCTCGCCAAACGAACCCCTCTGAAGTTGCCGCTTTCGCCCTCAATCGGCTCCCAGCCCTGTATGCCACAAGCAAGCGGGGCTGGGAGCGCCAGTGGAAGCGAGGCAAAGGAGAAATGCAAGCGCAAATTGCCACTGCTGTCCGTCAGGGAATCGTGGCAGTCCAGCGCGACCCTCTCTATGCAGATAGTCCCCTCGCCTTTGACAATCCCTCCGAAACAGCGCTGCAAGAACTCAGGCAGCTCCTCCGCTGTGAGGACTTGTCCTGGCAAAATCTATCCAGCGTCGTCAGACTAACCTTGATGGATACGCTACGCGGCAAAATCACTTGGGCTGCACCTCAGCGCAATGAGGGCTTCGATTGGGAGAATCATCCCCATCATCAACGAAGCTAGCGATCGCCCTCAATCTCCTATGCCCCTTGAGAACGCGCTCCACTCTCTTAATTTAGGGGCAATAAGATCTCAAACACCGTCCCGCGGAACTCTGGCTCAATACTGGAGTAGACGCGGAACTTCCCGCCATGTCTGCCTGTAACGATGCGGTAGCTCATCGCCAAGCTGGTTTCTTGTGCCAAATCTGTTGAAAACGCATTCAATAATTGATTTTGCGTCTCGATCGATATCTCAGGATTGCTGTCGGAAATCTGAACCGAAACCCAGCGCTGCCCCGATCCGTCGAGCGAACACACTTCGGTCAAAATTGTAATTTTCGGGGATTCGCAAGACTCCAGTTCACATCGAGCCGCTTGATTGAGCAGAGCATCGATCGATCGGTTCAAAATATTCATGAACACCTGGCTAAGCTGACTGATAAAGCAAGGAATCGGCGGGAGGTGTCCGTAATGCTTCACAACTTGAATACTACTCGTCAGGCGGCTCTTCAACAGAAGTAACACCGAATCCAGACAATCATGTAAATTTGCGGGGCGCGGATACACCTCATCGATGTGACAGAAATTTTGTAGACTATTTGCCAATCGAGAAAGGCGTTCTGCCCCTGTTCTAATGCTGTCAAGCGTTTTCGGCAAATCCTCGCAAATGTAATCGAACTCGATCTCTTCCTTCAAATCCGTGATCTTTTGCGGAACTTGAATCACATATTTCTCATACACCTGGATAATCTCAAGCAAACTCCGACTGTACTCGGCAATGTGGCTCAAGTTCCCCCAGATAAAACTCACCGGATCGAGAATCTCGTGCGAAACTCCATCGACAAGCCGCCCCAAGCTTGCCATCTTTTCACTCTGAACCATCTGAAGCTGGAGACGCTCAATTCTGACCTGCGTCTCAATTCCCCGCAATTGCCAGTAAGCAATATTCAATTCGTGAACATCGAGAATGCGGTACTGAGCAGAATCGAGATGCACAACGATCGGATCACTCAAGCGCTCAAACGGACGACGCAACGCTTGCTGTGCTGCACTCAAAATCGGAGTATCACCGCTCAGAATCAGGGGTACAGCGCGATCGTAGCTATGCAAAACCCGAAGCGGCTTGTCGAGAAAAAGATCAACTCCGTAAGGACGCAGCAAGTATTCCAGCAGTCGTTGGCGCGGTAACATTCCCACAAAGCGCCCTTGTTCGGTTAAAATGACCCCCGGAAGTAGCGAATGCTGCTCGAAGACTCGCGCTACCTCCGTTCCCAAAACGTCTAATTCTGCCGCAAAATCATACAGAGGCAGATCCTTCAGTGTCGATTCAAGCTGGATCGATTGCGTGTTCCCACGAGTCAAACTGGGAGCGTTCAGGGGCGATCGAGCAGTAGAGGTTGGTTTTGTAAACACAAGGGCAGTCGTCCAAGTTACAAACTTGCTGAATCTACACTGCCCAAATTTGCGTCTACTTCATCAGCCTTACCCGAACCTCCTGCTATGCAATTGATTTCTTTCTTGCTCCGGTCTTCTCCCAAATTAGTCGCGATCGCGATTTTTATGGGGCTTCTCAGTGGGGTGAGTAGTGCGGGATTAATTGCATTAATCAGTCGGGCGCTGGGAAGTCCGAACGCAGCGATCGGGCAAATTGCAGGAGCGTTTGTTGGGCTGGCGATTCTATCCCTAGTGACGAGCGTTATTTCTCAAGTAGTGCTGATTCGTTTAGCACAAGATGCAGTATTTCATCTGCGATTGCAGCTAAGCCGCCAAATCTTATCGTCTGAGCTGCGGCATCTAGAACAGCTTGGCAACGCTCGGATGATGGCAACCTTAACCGAAGATGTGCAGGCGGTAGCAACGGCTGTTTCGTCGTTCCCGTTTCTTTGCATTGAGCTGGCAACTGTTGTTGGCTGTTTTGTGTTCATCGGCTCATTGTCTTGGGTTGTGTTTGCAATGGTAATGGGCTTGTTTGCATTCACATTTTTAACTTGTCAATGGTTACTCAATCAAGCGCGTCGTCGGATGGTTGATGCGCGTGAAGATCAAGACGCTTTGTTTCGACATTTCCGATCGATTACCGATGGCATCAAGGAACTAAAGCTGCATTCTCCCCGCCGTCAAGTCTTTCTCAATCAAGAACTAGAAACGACTTCAGCCTCTTTTCGTCGCCATAACATTTATGCACTGATTCTGTATGCGTCCGCCGGGAGTTGGGGCAAACTGATTTTCTTCTTTGCGATCGGCTTTTTGCTGTTTGCGCTTCCTAGTCTTTTATCGATTCCGATCGAAACGCTGTCAGGCTATGTTTTGACGTTTACTTATCTAACGTTGCCGTTGGATAAGTTAATTCTAAAGCTGCCAATTCTTAGCCAAGCGAGTGTTTCACTTCAGAAAATTGAAGCTTTGGGACTATCACTCAAAAATCGTGCAGAAGCCGCAAATAATCCAGCGGCGGTCACGTTTTCAGGTGAAGCCAGCGCCCAGAACTGGAGACAGATTAAACTTCATAACGTGGCTCACAGTTACTATCAGTCCGCAGATACACAGTTCAAACTAGGGGACATCAATCTCACGCTAAATGCAGGCGAAATTGTGTTTATTGTGGGTGGAAACGGTAGTGGTAAATCAACCTTAGCAAAGCTTTTAACTGGATTATACGCACCAGAATCAGGAGCTATTTTGCTCGATGGCACTCCGATTACAAACGAGAATCGAGAATGGTATCGGCAGCACTTCTCGACTGTGTTCGCTGACTTTTATCTCTTCGATCGCCTACTTGGTTTAGATGCTACAGATCAAGAAGCACAGAACTATCTGCAACAGTTGCAATTAGATCATAAAGTTCAGATTCGCAATGGTCAGTTTTCAACCACTGAGCTTTCTCAAGGACAACGAAAGCGACTGGCGTTGTTAACTACATATCTTGAGGATCGCCCCATCTATCTGTTTGATGAATGGGCATCGGATCAAGATCCTACGTTTCGTGAATTGTTCTACACCGAGTTCTTACCAAAGCTAAAGCATCGGGGTAAGACGGTGTGGGTGATTAGTCATGATGATCATTACTTTGGGTACTGCGATCGTCTGATCAAACTCGATTATGGGCAGGTTGAGTACGATCACCGCAATGAGTCCTGAATCGGAATGATCGTTCTTTAAGATACAAATGTAATTCTTTTGAGAAAATTCGCCCTTAATCGCATCAAATTTTCAGCTTTAGGGAACTCTGAGCACAGTTGCTGATTGTGATTTCGCGTCGGTTCATTGCGTTTTCCGAAACCATGAGCCTGTACAAGTTCCTCTAACAGATCCCCCCGTTCTATGACCTCTTTTTCCTCGCATCTACCCGATTCGCCCCGCCCCGTAACGATGCAGCCTGATGGTCGTGACCGCACGATCACGCCCCACCCTAGCGAATCGCGGCTTGTCGTCGCCTCAAACCATGCCTTAGCTCCCAAAGGAAGGTTTTCTTCATTTCTCGCACCGTTGACTCAGGAGAAGTTCAAAGAAGTTGTTCACGAGGTTGAACACAAGCTCAAAATCGTCAATCAAACCCTATCGATGCTGGATATGCAGGGGTTTGACACAATTTTGGAGGAGATGCTGAATTCGATCACCGCAAAAACCGGGGAATTGCTCAACGCCGATCGCACGACAATTTATTTGCTCGATGAGGAAAAGCACGAACTTTATACAACTGTGACAGAGGGATCAGGGGGACGTTCGATCGAAATCCGTTTTCCCGCTGATCAAGGGATTGCTGGAGAAGTGGCAACCTTTAAGCGCCCGGTGAATATTCCCTATGATTTTTTTGATGATCCTCGATCGACCCAATCTAAAATTCAGTTCAGCAAAACGGGCTATCGAACTTACACGATGCTAACGATGCCCTTGCTGAACGATGAAGGGGGCTTGGTTGCAGTAGTTCAGTTAATTAATAAGCTCCGATCCCGCTGCGATCGTGCTCTTCCACTCGATCAGCGAATTGCGCTCGAAGGCTTTACCCCACACGATGAAGAACTATTCCGAGAGTTTGCACCTTCGATTCGACTGATTTTAGAATCTTCGCGATCGTTCTACCTTGCAACCCAAAAACAACGGGCTGCCAATGCCTTGATCAAGGCAACTCAGTCGCTGAGTCAGAGCAGCTTAGACCTCGATGACACGCTCAAACGAGTGATGGACGAGGCAAAAACTTTAATGAACGCCGATCGCAGTACGCTTTGGTTGATTGATCGCGATCGCGATGAAATCTGGACGCGCATTCCTACAGTAGAAGGCGCAATGAAAGAATTGCGCTTACCGATCGGCGTTGGATTTGCGGGACAAGTCGCCGCTTCGGGCGAAGTCATCAATATTCCTTTTGATTTGTACGAGCAAGCAGGAGCCGAAACGGCTAAAAAAACCGACCAAGACAACGGCTATCGCACCTGTAGCCTGCTTTGTATGCCCGTTCGCAATGCTGACGGTGAGCTGATTGGTGTCACTCAGTTAGTCAACAAAACCAAGCAAGGCGATTTCCCCTCCTACGATCCTAAAGACTTCCCCAAAGCACCGGAGCGCTGGAGAGCAAGCTTCAACCGCAGCGATCAGGAATTCATGGAAACGTTCAATATTCAAGCTGGAGTTGCCCTGCAAAACGCTCGACTGTTTGAAACCGTCAAGCAGCAGGAACAAATGCAGCGCGACATCTTGCGATCGCTAACCAATGGCGTGATCTCCACCGATAAAGAAGGTAGGATCATTGCCGCGAACGAAAGCGCCAAAAAACTTCTGGGACTGAGTGAAGAAGACGCGATCGAAGGACACCTGATTACTCAATTGATCCAACTCGAAAAAGGCAGCTTCTACAACTGGTTCAATCAAGCCATTACAGGCAACCGTCAGCAATACTATCCAGATCAAACCCTACAACCCGTTAGAGGCGAGGAACAGCACAGCATCAACTTATCGATTAACACGATCGCCGATGCCAATGACCACCATCGCATATCGGGTGCGCTCGTTGTGATGGACGACATCAGCGACGAAAAGCGACTCAAAAGCACAATGTACCGCTACATGACCCAGGAACTCGCAGAACAGCTCCTCGAAAATCCTGATGCCGCAAAGATGGGCGGCGATCGCAAAGATGTTTCTGTGCTGTTCTCAGATATTCGCAGCTATACAACGCTGACCGAAACGCTCAAAGCCGAAGAAGTCGTCGAGATGCTAAATCAGTATTTTGAATCAATGGTCGAAGCGGTCTTCATGCACAAAGGCATTCTCGATAAATACATCGGTGATGCGATTATGGCGGTGTTTGGATCGCCCTTACCCTTAGACGATCACGAATGGATGGCAGTCCAAACCGCACTAGAGATGCGCCATCGGTTGACGGCATTCAATCGAGCTAGAAGCGCCTGTAATCAACAGACAATCTCGATCGGAATTGGCATCAATTCAGATACGGTGATTAGCGGCAATATTGGATGCAGTAAACGCATGGAATTTACCGCGATCGGTGATGGAGTCAATCTCGGTTCTCGGCTCGAAGGCGCAAGCAAGCTGTATGGAACCGATATCGTCATGAGCGAGACCACTTATCGCCCTTGCGCCGATCGCGTTTGGGCGCGAGAACTCGATTTCATCAAAGTCAAGGGTAAAAACAAGCCTGTTGCCGTTTACGAACTGGTGGGACTGCGATCAGAGAAAATCTCCGACAAGAAGCAGCGCATCATCGACCACTATCACAACGCTCGTCAGCACTATTTGAACCGTAAATTTGCCTTCGCTGTGGCAGAATTTGCAACAGTTCTAGAAATCGACCATACGGATAAAGCGGCATCTCTGCACATGGAGCGCTGCCAGCACTGGCTCAGAACGCCGCCGTCTGATGACTGGGACGGCTCCTGGTCACTCACCGAGAAGTAAGCTTCACAATTAAATTAAATTTTCATATACAGGTAGCACACCTAGAAAGACGATGCTATTCTTAACCCAGGAATTAGCAGACAGCTCGAAATACTTACCGGACACTACGCCCGCAGGGATGCGATTTCGCAGTTGCGAAAGGTATACTAGAAGTATTAAGAGCATAATGCTCACGCCATCACTGACCTCGATGTGTCGAGCCACCATTGACAGAGCCTGTATTGCTCCTGCTTGTATTGCTCCTGCTTGTATTCCTTCTACTGTAGTTATTCACCCCACCCTACTCATGTCTTCCTTCCACCACAACGGTCAAGCTGCTTCCATCGCTACAGCAAGCCCAGTGCATCAGCAGTCGTCGGATCTATTCAGCGATCTTCAAGCGCTGATTCCGCAGAATTTAAGCAATAACAAGCGTGCTGTGATTAATGCCCTAATCGCACGTCATCTAAAGAACTCTAGCGATCGCTAAATCTTATTTCTCCTAAAGCAGTGGGTCGATATTGTCTTGTCCCAAGCGAGATATAGGAGATTTGGCTATACTATATTATAATTCCTAACTTTTCGCGAGTTTGGGTTGTCTCTACCATTACTGAGACGGGCGACCCTTCACAAATCTTGATAAACTTTCTAAGCTTTGTGCGAAATGCGCCAGGGCCGTTTTGTATTCCTAACTGTGCAACGTCCTGTGTCCCCAGATGGTCTCAGTTAGGCAAGGCAAATATGATGACCAAAGAGCAATCTCTTCAACTTCTCTCGGACTTAATTGAACGAGTTACAAAGGCTGACACCGATGACTTCTTAATTCTTGCGGAAATCGCAGGACTAAACCCGCTTCAAGACTTTTCAGGAATTGATTTGAGCGGGGTCGATCTTCGATCGAAGAATATGGCACGGGCAGATCTAATCGAAGCAACACTGGTGAGAGCCAGCCTGATTAGCACGGATTTAACCGATGCGCGGCTCATTAGTAGCAATCTGGCACATGCAAATCTGACCGATGCGACGCTGACGGGAGCAAACTTAATCAATGCAGATTTAACGGGTGCGGTCTTGGTGAACGCCACTTTAGATGGTGCGAATCTGACGGGTGCAATTTTGACCGAGGCGAAGTTGAGCTATGCAGATGTACGACGATCGACATTAACGAGTGCAGACTTGAATGGAACGAAGCTGAGTGAGACGAACTTAAGCTACGCAACGCTGCGGCGGGCACACTTGATCAATGCAGACTTGAGTGGGGCAAGTTTGTATGGAGCCGACCTGACTGGAGCAGATCTACGAGGCGCAGTATTGTCTGATACGAATCTTGTGGGCACAAAGGTTGAGAGAACGCGGTTTAATGATTCCCGCTGGTTTTCGAGAGATGCAAAGCGGGATTTGATCCAGCGCGGCGCGATGTTTGAAGCTTAGATATTTGAAGCTTAAAGGTGCCAACGCACCGCTTCTTGTCCGGCAGGCGGCTGAACTTGCTTTGCCTCAACTGCATACAGCCTCACCGACTCTGGTAGCTTATAGAGTGAGAGTGCAGTTGCTTCAGCATGACGAACTTGGCTGGAGAGAGGCTATTGAGGGTTGCGAGCAACAGAAGAGGGAGTAATGTAGCTTGCTGTAAGGCGGAGTCGATCGAATCGATATAGTGAGTATGCCTCATGATAGAGGCTTCTAGCTTCAGCAATGAGAGCGCTTAAAAACACGCTAGGATCAAGGACACACCTCGATTTCGAAAACTTGGTCATGGCGCAAGAAAAACCTCCTCAGTCTGGCGGTGGAATGGCAGTCGTGCAATATTGGGCGGAGCAAACGTTATCGCCGGATGGAGCCAAGATTTGGCAAACGCTGTTTCATAAAAGCGCGTGTTTGTCCTGTGCCTGGGGAACTGGCGGACAGAAAGGTGGATTTGTCAACGAAGACGGGGAAGTGTTCCAGCGATGTGCCAAAAGTGTGGAAGCGATCGCGTCTGAGCTACAACCTGCCACGGCTTTTGAGCAAGAGTATACGATCGCTCAATTGCAAGCTTTAACTTCCCAAGAAGCAAACAATCTAGGGCGCTTAAGTCATCCCCTGATTCTGAGAAAGGGTAGTAACCGCTATGAGCGCATTAGCTGGGATGAAGTCTATCAGATTGCAGAAGCAGCCTTTCAGAAAGCTCCAGAACGAGTGGCATCTTATAGTTCAGGACGATCTTCAAATGAAGCTGCCTATCTATTACAATTGATGATGCGAGCTTTGGGATCGAACAACTTAGCCGATTGTTCCGATTTGTGTCATTCTGCTTCGACAGTAGGGCTGAAAGATATGTTTGGCTCCGGCACATCAATGGTGAGCTTAGAGAGTCTGAAAAAAGCGGATTGTGTTGTGTTGATTGGATC
Protein-coding regions in this window:
- a CDS encoding GAF domain-containing protein codes for the protein MTSFSSHLPDSPRPVTMQPDGRDRTITPHPSESRLVVASNHALAPKGRFSSFLAPLTQEKFKEVVHEVEHKLKIVNQTLSMLDMQGFDTILEEMLNSITAKTGELLNADRTTIYLLDEEKHELYTTVTEGSGGRSIEIRFPADQGIAGEVATFKRPVNIPYDFFDDPRSTQSKIQFSKTGYRTYTMLTMPLLNDEGGLVAVVQLINKLRSRCDRALPLDQRIALEGFTPHDEELFREFAPSIRLILESSRSFYLATQKQRAANALIKATQSLSQSSLDLDDTLKRVMDEAKTLMNADRSTLWLIDRDRDEIWTRIPTVEGAMKELRLPIGVGFAGQVAASGEVINIPFDLYEQAGAETAKKTDQDNGYRTCSLLCMPVRNADGELIGVTQLVNKTKQGDFPSYDPKDFPKAPERWRASFNRSDQEFMETFNIQAGVALQNARLFETVKQQEQMQRDILRSLTNGVISTDKEGRIIAANESAKKLLGLSEEDAIEGHLITQLIQLEKGSFYNWFNQAITGNRQQYYPDQTLQPVRGEEQHSINLSINTIADANDHHRISGALVVMDDISDEKRLKSTMYRYMTQELAEQLLENPDAAKMGGDRKDVSVLFSDIRSYTTLTETLKAEEVVEMLNQYFESMVEAVFMHKGILDKYIGDAIMAVFGSPLPLDDHEWMAVQTALEMRHRLTAFNRARSACNQQTISIGIGINSDTVISGNIGCSKRMEFTAIGDGVNLGSRLEGASKLYGTDIVMSETTYRPCADRVWARELDFIKVKGKNKPVAVYELVGLRSEKISDKKQRIIDHYHNARQHYLNRKFAFAVAEFATVLEIDHTDKAASLHMERCQHWLRTPPSDDWDGSWSLTEK
- a CDS encoding sensor histidine kinase, translating into MFTKPTSTARSPLNAPSLTRGNTQSIQLESTLKDLPLYDFAAELDVLGTEVARVFEQHSLLPGVILTEQGRFVGMLPRQRLLEYLLRPYGVDLFLDKPLRVLHSYDRAVPLILSGDTPILSAAQQALRRPFERLSDPIVVHLDSAQYRILDVHELNIAYWQLRGIETQVRIERLQLQMVQSEKMASLGRLVDGVSHEILDPVSFIWGNLSHIAEYSRSLLEIIQVYEKYVIQVPQKITDLKEEIEFDYICEDLPKTLDSIRTGAERLSRLANSLQNFCHIDEVYPRPANLHDCLDSVLLLLKSRLTSSIQVVKHYGHLPPIPCFISQLSQVFMNILNRSIDALLNQAARCELESCESPKITILTEVCSLDGSGQRWVSVQISDSNPEISIETQNQLLNAFSTDLAQETSLAMSYRIVTGRHGGKFRVYSSIEPEFRGTVFEILLPLN
- a CDS encoding glycine--tRNA ligase subunit beta, coding for MPSFLLEVGTEELPASFVDEALSQWRSRIPKQLSELNLASDSIQFYGTPRRLAIVIGGLPAQQPDQEEEIKGPPAQAAFKDGKPTKAAEGFAQKQGVSIDSFEIRPTEKGEFIFVKKTIKGRPISEILTELIPQWITQLEGKRFMRWGDGDLRFSRPIRWLVTLLDREVLPLEITSNSIQYKSDRISWGHRVLHPDSISIPNPESYVSALKSAFVEVNPDDRQTLIKQQAEDAAKRVNGVAIIDPDLLREVTNLVEYPSAVVGKFDADFLELPAEVITTEMESHQRYFPVRKSDSSELLPYFITASNGDPKKADIIASGNERVIRARLSDGKFFFDADRKIPLEAYLPKLETVTFQADLGSVRSKVDRIIGIAAQLCTQLNVADRASVEQAALLCKADLVTQMVGEFPELQGVMGQKYAIACGESETVATAIYEHYLPRGAGDDLPQTLAGEIVGISDRLDTLVCIFGLGLIPTGSSDPFALRRAATAIVNITWAANLELDLNQLLEQTVSSFSANYAQVQKLPAADLLKQLKDFFLQRIETLLKDERGIDYDLVNAVLGENDPDYTARALQNLLDVRDRAEFLQAIRTDQRLAAIYETVNRASRLAVQGTLDKQRLDPVPVIRPELFEKNSEKAFFAALQQLNQTMQGQADYTKLVEALSQIAPTVSAFFDGEDSVLVMDSNPDIKQNRLNLLGVLRNHARVLADFGAIVKS
- a CDS encoding cyclic peptide export ABC transporter, whose translation is MQLISFLLRSSPKLVAIAIFMGLLSGVSSAGLIALISRALGSPNAAIGQIAGAFVGLAILSLVTSVISQVVLIRLAQDAVFHLRLQLSRQILSSELRHLEQLGNARMMATLTEDVQAVATAVSSFPFLCIELATVVGCFVFIGSLSWVVFAMVMGLFAFTFLTCQWLLNQARRRMVDAREDQDALFRHFRSITDGIKELKLHSPRRQVFLNQELETTSASFRRHNIYALILYASAGSWGKLIFFFAIGFLLFALPSLLSIPIETLSGYVLTFTYLTLPLDKLILKLPILSQASVSLQKIEALGLSLKNRAEAANNPAAVTFSGEASAQNWRQIKLHNVAHSYYQSADTQFKLGDINLTLNAGEIVFIVGGNGSGKSTLAKLLTGLYAPESGAILLDGTPITNENREWYRQHFSTVFADFYLFDRLLGLDATDQEAQNYLQQLQLDHKVQIRNGQFSTTELSQGQRKRLALLTTYLEDRPIYLFDEWASDQDPTFRELFYTEFLPKLKHRGKTVWVISHDDHYFGYCDRLIKLDYGQVEYDHRNES
- a CDS encoding pentapeptide repeat-containing protein, whose translation is MMTKEQSLQLLSDLIERVTKADTDDFLILAEIAGLNPLQDFSGIDLSGVDLRSKNMARADLIEATLVRASLISTDLTDARLISSNLAHANLTDATLTGANLINADLTGAVLVNATLDGANLTGAILTEAKLSYADVRRSTLTSADLNGTKLSETNLSYATLRRAHLINADLSGASLYGADLTGADLRGAVLSDTNLVGTKVERTRFNDSRWFSRDAKRDLIQRGAMFEA
- a CDS encoding late competence development ComFB family protein, whose protein sequence is MEILVAEEVTNQLGSLPYKVARQTNPSEVAAFALNRLPALYATSKRGWERQWKRGKGEMQAQIATAVRQGIVAVQRDPLYADSPLAFDNPSETALQELRQLLRCEDLSWQNLSSVVRLTLMDTLRGKITWAAPQRNEGFDWENHPHHQRS